One Polaribacter sp. SA4-12 genomic window carries:
- a CDS encoding ABC transporter ATP-binding protein, with protein MENNKVIQVEGLTKMFGDFTAVNAITFEVEKGEIFGFLGANGAGKTTAMKMLIGISTPSSGKANVAGFDVHTQAEDIKKNIGYMSQKFALYDDLTVKENITFFGGIYGLSRKRIKEKAASLIEELGLQDVANKLVGSLPLGWKQKLSFSVSLIHNPKIVFLDEPTGGVDPITRRQFWELIYKAAHQGTTVFVTTHYMDEAEYCDRVSIMVNGKIEALDTPKKLKEQFKVDNMNDVFLKLARG; from the coding sequence ATGGAAAATAATAAAGTCATACAAGTAGAAGGATTAACCAAAATGTTTGGTGATTTTACGGCTGTAAATGCAATTACGTTTGAGGTTGAAAAAGGAGAGATATTTGGCTTTTTAGGAGCCAATGGGGCAGGTAAAACAACTGCAATGAAAATGTTAATAGGTATTTCTACTCCTTCATCAGGTAAAGCAAATGTTGCAGGTTTTGATGTGCATACACAAGCAGAAGACATTAAGAAAAATATTGGTTATATGAGTCAGAAGTTTGCACTTTATGACGATTTAACTGTGAAAGAAAATATTACTTTTTTTGGAGGGATTTATGGTTTGTCAAGAAAACGAATCAAAGAAAAAGCAGCGAGTTTAATAGAAGAACTAGGCTTGCAAGATGTTGCAAATAAATTAGTAGGCTCTTTACCTTTAGGATGGAAACAAAAATTATCGTTTTCTGTGTCTTTAATTCACAATCCGAAAATTGTTTTTTTAGATGAGCCAACTGGTGGAGTAGATCCTATTACAAGACGTCAATTTTGGGAGTTAATTTATAAAGCAGCTCATCAAGGAACAACCGTTTTTGTAACTACACATTATATGGACGAAGCAGAATATTGCGATCGTGTTTCTATAATGGTAAATGGAAAAATAGAAGCTTTAGACACACCAAAAAAGTTAAAGGAACAGTTTAAAGTTGATAATATGAATGATGTGTTTTTAAAATTAGCTAGAGGATAA
- a CDS encoding ABC transporter ATP-binding protein, with translation MSITVSNISKSYKKVKALENISFEVKPGELFGLIGPDGAGKTTLFRILTTLLIANEGEASVAGFDVIKDYKSIRKNVGYMPGKFSLYQDLTVEENLDFFATIFGTTIEENYDLIKDIYIQIEPFKDRRAGKLSGGMKQKLALCCALIHKPKVLFLDEPTTGVDPVSRKEFWEMLKRLQKKDITILVSTPYMDEAALCDRIALIQDGEILEIDTPEAIVKHYPQPIYNVSANNMYQLINCLNDFESNHSVYPFGEFVHYTDSRSDFNPTELETYLESKNLFNIKIERTVATIEDTFMELAK, from the coding sequence ATGAGTATTACTGTTTCTAACATATCAAAATCTTATAAAAAAGTAAAAGCTTTAGAAAACATTTCTTTTGAGGTGAAACCTGGTGAGCTTTTTGGATTAATTGGTCCTGATGGAGCAGGTAAAACCACGCTTTTTAGAATTTTAACCACGCTTTTAATCGCAAATGAAGGTGAAGCAAGTGTTGCTGGTTTTGATGTAATTAAAGATTATAAAAGTATAAGAAAGAATGTTGGCTATATGCCAGGGAAGTTTTCATTGTATCAAGATTTAACTGTTGAAGAGAATTTAGATTTTTTTGCAACTATTTTTGGAACAACCATTGAAGAAAATTACGATTTAATAAAAGATATTTATATTCAAATAGAACCTTTTAAAGATCGTAGAGCAGGGAAATTATCTGGAGGAATGAAGCAAAAACTAGCTTTATGTTGTGCTCTAATTCATAAGCCAAAAGTGTTGTTTTTAGATGAACCCACAACTGGAGTTGATCCTGTTTCGAGAAAAGAGTTTTGGGAAATGTTGAAGCGTTTACAGAAAAAAGATATTACAATTTTGGTTTCTACACCATATATGGATGAAGCTGCTTTATGTGATAGAATTGCGTTAATTCAAGATGGAGAAATCCTTGAAATTGATACGCCAGAAGCTATTGTAAAACATTATCCACAGCCAATTTATAACGTAAGTGCAAATAATATGTACCAGTTAATAAATTGTTTAAATGATTTTGAATCGAATCACAGTGTTTATCCTTTTGGTGAATTTGTACATTATACAGATAGTAGGTCTGATTTTAATCCAACGGAGTTGGAAACTTATTTAGAATCTAAAAATCTATTCAATATTAAAATAGAGAGAACAGTAGCAACGATTGAGGACACCTTTATGGAATTAGCAAAATAA
- a CDS encoding HlyD family secretion protein: MKKYTHILALSIIATTLFSCGKDNGKADGYGNFEATEITISAENNGKLIQFNVNEGDKLKKDQFVGFIDTIQLALKREQLVVSKSVVSSKSKGVLSQISVLNSKLKTAKINKVRIENLIKDNAGTQKQLDDVSGEMDIIKSQIRSVEIQNAPVVNELKNIDVQLKQIDDQIKKSKIINPVSGTVLTKYAEPNEITAFGKPLYKIADLSNMELRVYVSEIQLSDIKIGQEVSVKIDGIDAMKSYKGVVSWISSEAEFTPKIIQTKEERVALVYAAKINVVNDGSLKIGMPAEMWIDNSDNNK; the protein is encoded by the coding sequence ATGAAAAAATACACTCACATATTAGCATTAAGTATCATTGCTACAACGCTATTTTCTTGTGGAAAAGACAATGGAAAAGCAGATGGTTATGGAAATTTTGAAGCAACAGAAATAACCATTTCAGCAGAAAATAACGGAAAACTGATTCAGTTTAATGTTAATGAAGGTGATAAACTTAAAAAAGATCAATTTGTTGGTTTTATAGATACTATTCAATTGGCTTTAAAACGTGAACAATTAGTAGTTTCTAAATCTGTAGTTAGTTCAAAATCTAAAGGAGTTTTGTCTCAAATTTCTGTGCTAAATTCAAAGTTAAAGACTGCTAAAATTAATAAAGTTAGAATAGAAAACTTAATTAAAGACAACGCAGGTACACAAAAACAATTAGATGATGTTTCTGGAGAAATGGATATTATTAAAAGTCAAATTAGAAGTGTCGAAATTCAGAATGCACCTGTTGTAAACGAGTTAAAAAATATTGATGTTCAATTAAAACAAATTGATGATCAAATTAAAAAAAGTAAAATTATTAATCCTGTTAGTGGAACCGTTTTAACCAAATATGCAGAGCCAAATGAGATTACTGCTTTTGGAAAACCTTTATATAAAATTGCAGATCTAAGTAATATGGAATTGCGTGTTTATGTAAGTGAAATACAATTGTCAGACATTAAAATAGGACAAGAAGTTAGCGTTAAAATTGATGGAATTGATGCAATGAAATCTTATAAAGGAGTTGTTAGTTGGATTTCTTCTGAAGCAGAATTTACACCAAAAATTATTCAAACAAAAGAAGAAAGAGTTGCATTGGTCTATGCTGCTAAAATTAATGTTGTAAACGATGGAAGTTTAAAAATAGGGATGCCTGCAGAAATGTGGATAGATAATTCAGATAATAATAAATAA
- a CDS encoding TolC family protein, with protein MKKILFILIITISFSTFSQKNVTLNDCYQLVETNYPLIKQHQLLENQHQIDTEIISNSKLPQFNFDAQITYQSDVIELPAAMSSIEPQNKDQYRATFSINQLIYNGGLTDANLKIKQGQLKTKQKQIDANMYQLKTQINQLYFSILLTQESFKLLEAKELQLQAKLKEVKSGIKYGTLLPASDSVLEAELLKIKQQFIEVESRKSSLIETLSSLIGKPFNSLTQFEKPLIRTQLQNEINRPELELFQLKKEEVNNYESLISKKSLPKLNGFATGGYGNPGLNMLDNSFQTFYTVGVKLHWNVFDWNTNKKQKEVVAINKDFIENETEVFKLNTNIELNKQQKEIEKISAFINSDIEIIKLRKKVLKTLASQLKNGVITSSVFVTEFTNLFEAENTLLKHRIQIELAKANYNTIKG; from the coding sequence ATGAAAAAAATACTATTCATTTTAATAATCACGATTAGTTTTTCTACTTTTTCGCAAAAAAATGTAACACTTAATGATTGTTATCAATTGGTAGAAACGAACTATCCTTTGATAAAACAACATCAACTATTAGAAAATCAGCATCAAATAGATACAGAAATTATTTCGAATTCTAAATTGCCTCAATTTAATTTTGATGCACAAATAACGTATCAATCAGATGTTATTGAACTTCCTGCTGCAATGTCTAGCATTGAACCGCAAAATAAAGATCAATATCGTGCAACGTTTTCAATAAATCAGCTTATTTATAATGGTGGTTTAACGGATGCTAATTTAAAAATAAAACAAGGGCAGTTAAAAACGAAGCAAAAACAGATTGATGCAAATATGTATCAATTAAAAACACAAATTAATCAGCTGTATTTTTCAATTCTTTTAACGCAAGAATCTTTCAAATTATTAGAAGCGAAAGAACTTCAATTACAAGCAAAGCTTAAGGAAGTAAAATCGGGTATTAAATACGGAACATTATTACCTGCTTCAGATAGTGTTTTAGAAGCTGAATTGTTAAAAATTAAACAGCAATTTATTGAAGTTGAAAGTAGAAAATCATCTTTAATAGAAACGTTATCAAGTTTAATTGGAAAGCCTTTTAATAGTTTAACACAATTTGAAAAACCTTTAATTAGAACGCAATTACAAAACGAAATAAACAGACCAGAATTAGAATTGTTTCAATTGAAGAAAGAAGAGGTGAATAATTATGAATCACTTATTTCTAAGAAAAGCTTACCGAAATTAAATGGTTTTGCAACAGGTGGTTATGGAAACCCAGGATTAAATATGCTTGATAATTCTTTTCAAACATTTTATACAGTTGGCGTTAAATTACATTGGAATGTTTTTGACTGGAATACCAATAAAAAACAGAAAGAAGTGGTTGCAATAAATAAAGATTTTATTGAAAATGAAACTGAAGTTTTTAAACTAAACACCAATATTGAATTGAATAAACAGCAAAAGGAAATTGAAAAAATTTCAGCATTTATTAATTCTGATATAGAGATTATTAAACTTCGTAAAAAAGTATTGAAGACTTTAGCCTCTCAACTTAAAAATGGGGTGATTACTTCTTCTGTGTTTGTTACTGAATTCACTAATTTATTTGAAGCAGAAAACACCTTGTTAAAACACAGAATACAAATAGAATTAGCAAAAGCAAATTATAATACCATCAAAGGATAA
- a CDS encoding TetR/AcrR family transcriptional regulator, giving the protein MIKNKKNENTESLILEAAKSIFQTKGMDGARMQEIANEAGINKAMLHYYYRSKQLLFEAVFKNAFSLLAPQLNTVLNDDSSIEEKVINFSSNYISFIVEHPYLPNFIIQELNRNPDFILKMKESSAFPNLEKFKKQVDFEVEKGFIKKIKAEQLFINILALNVFPFIAKPLIQNLIDADDTAFQQIIEERKTEVADFIINSIKK; this is encoded by the coding sequence ATGATTAAAAACAAGAAAAACGAGAATACTGAAAGTCTAATTTTAGAAGCTGCAAAATCCATTTTTCAAACAAAAGGAATGGATGGTGCTCGTATGCAAGAAATTGCAAATGAAGCAGGTATAAATAAAGCAATGCTTCACTATTATTATAGAAGCAAACAATTGCTTTTTGAGGCTGTTTTTAAAAACGCTTTTTCATTATTAGCGCCTCAATTAAATACTGTTTTAAACGACGATTCATCAATAGAAGAGAAGGTTATAAATTTTTCATCAAACTATATTTCATTTATAGTTGAGCATCCTTATCTACCAAATTTCATTATTCAAGAATTGAACAGAAATCCTGATTTTATTTTAAAAATGAAGGAAAGTAGTGCGTTTCCTAATCTTGAAAAGTTTAAAAAACAAGTTGATTTCGAAGTTGAAAAAGGTTTCATCAAAAAGATAAAAGCAGAACAATTATTCATCAATATTTTGGCATTAAATGTATTTCCTTTTATAGCGAAACCTTTAATTCAAAACTTAATAGATGCAGATGATACCGCTTTTCAGCAAATAATTGAGGAGCGTAAAACTGAAGTTGCCGATTTTATAATTAATTCAATAAAAAAATAA